The DNA region CATATTCAGGAGTTTCCCACTCAGGGCCTTCACCATATATTAAAACATCTAAATTTTCTTTACTAAAAAGAGGTATTGCAATTTCGCCTGTTCCTCTATATCCAACTAATATACCTATGCGATTACACTTCATCGATAAATCTCCTATAAAACGTACGTATTTAATATTTAATGTTTTTTTTATATACTTAATAATTTCTAATAATGTTTTATCAGGAAGTTCTATTACTGAATAAAGCCGGTTTCGTTTTACCTCGTAATCTTCAAACGATAGACGTTTTAGTAATCCTAACATAATTCCATCTGGATCATATCTATGAATACTGTCGTGAAAACGAAAGATTGAAATATTATTAGACTTAATTAAATCAAGTTTATTCTTAAAAACAGGATCAGATTCAAATTCTTTTAGATTACCTTTATGA from Petrotoga sp. 9PWA.NaAc.5.4 includes:
- a CDS encoding Nif3-like dinuclear metal center hexameric protein → MKTTVQDVINTIIIDELNKEETVDKLEFGDKNSIVKGISVTFLATYEVIKKTIELGANFIITHEGIFYSHKGNLKEFESDPVFKNKLDLIKSNNISIFRFHDSIHRYDPDGIMLGLLKRLSFEDYEVKRNRLYSVIELPDKTLLEIIKYIKKTLNIKYVRFIGDLSMKCNRIGILVGYRGTGEIAIPLFSKENLDVLIYGEGPEWETPEYVRDAISQGKKRALVVLGHAESEKFGMEYISSIIKEKFSDISVYYFSQPSIFRVY